ATATAAACGCTGAAAAGGATGACATCTTGGAGGTGTACCTCGTATGATAATCCTGGATAACCACTTCCACGTCGATCCCATTAACGGATTATTCCTGGAAGCAGTGAAGCAGTTCCATAGGGCTGGAGGTACTCACCTCGTAGTCGTTTACAAAAGCGCCCATGACTATGGATTCGGGGGAATGAAGGGAGAAGACTTCATGAGGGCCATGGATTTCCACGTTGAGCTTGTGGAGATAATAAATAAGGAAACACCTGTAAAGGCTTATGCCGTCGTAGGCGTCCATCCGGCCGAGTTCGATTATCTAGCGAGAGCTAGAGGGATCGAATATGCCAAGAGGGAGGTAATGAAGGCCCTGGAGCATGCCCAAAGATTATGCCTGGATGGTAAGGCTATTGGAATAGGAGAAGTGGGAAGGCCTCACTACCCAGTTCCTGAGGAAATATGGGAAGCAAGTATAGAGATCATGAAGTATGCAATGGCCCTAGCTAAGGAAGCAGATTGTGCAGTTCAGTTACACACCGAAAGTTTTGATGAGGAGAAGTTCAGGGAACTTGGAAGGTACGTGAGAGAAGTGGGGATAAAACCCTATAGAGTTGTTAAGCACTTTTCTCCACCTCTCGTTAAGGTTGCAGAAGAAGTTGGAATTTTTCCTAGTATAATAGCGAGCAGGAAGAACATAGAGGAAGCCATAAAGCAGGGAACAAGGTTTCTCATGGAAACGGATTACATAGATGATAAGAGAAGGCCTGGGGCCGTTTTAGGACCAAAAACCGTTCCCAGAAGAACTAAGGAGCTCCTCCAGAAAGGAATATTAACTGAGGATGACGTCTATAGGATACACGTTGAAAATCCTGAGAAAGTCTACGGAATAGAGCTATAATCCGACTAGAGGAATTACCTCCCCCTCTACCCTTGCAACCCTAATCTTGACTCCATACGTCTCGCTCAAAATCTTTTCCTCAAGCTCTTCCCTTGTTAATAATCCAGTGCTCCTACCATCTTTAAGGAAGAGAAACTCTTCCCCAAACCTGAGGGCTAGGGTCAAGTCATGCATAACGGTAACCACGGTCTTACCCCTCTTTACGAGATCCTTTATTATCTCCATAACTTCAATCTGACTCTTAGGATCGAGATTGTTAGTTGGTTCGTCAAGGAGGATAACAGGAGTTTCCTGGGCTATGGCTCTAGCTATAGCAACTTTCTGTAGTTCCCCACCGCTTAAAGTTTTCATAATTCTATCTTCAAGCCTCTGAATGCCGAGTAACCTAAGTGCATCCTCCACAGCTTTTAAATCCTTCCTCCCTGGGTTTAAACCCATATATGGTTTCCTCCCCAGGAGAACGAAATCAAAGACCCTTAGGAACCCTGGCTCTATCCTTTGGGGAACATAGGCTAATAGCTT
This Pyrococcus horikoshii OT3 DNA region includes the following protein-coding sequences:
- a CDS encoding ABC transporter ATP-binding protein produces the protein MKGIEVENLKFSHNGREILHDINFEIDKGSFLIILGPNGAGKTTLLRCIAGILKYKGSIKVLGNDIKELSRIELAKLLAYVPQRIEPGFLRVFDFVLLGRKPYMGLNPGRKDLKAVEDALRLLGIQRLEDRIMKTLSGGELQKVAIARAIAQETPVILLDEPTNNLDPKSQIEVMEIIKDLVKRGKTVVTVMHDLTLALRFGEEFLFLKDGRSTGLLTREELEEKILSETYGVKIRVARVEGEVIPLVGL
- a CDS encoding TatD family hydrolase; this translates as MIILDNHFHVDPINGLFLEAVKQFHRAGGTHLVVVYKSAHDYGFGGMKGEDFMRAMDFHVELVEIINKETPVKAYAVVGVHPAEFDYLARARGIEYAKREVMKALEHAQRLCLDGKAIGIGEVGRPHYPVPEEIWEASIEIMKYAMALAKEADCAVQLHTESFDEEKFRELGRYVREVGIKPYRVVKHFSPPLVKVAEEVGIFPSIIASRKNIEEAIKQGTRFLMETDYIDDKRRPGAVLGPKTVPRRTKELLQKGILTEDDVYRIHVENPEKVYGIEL